One Vallitalea pronyensis genomic region harbors:
- a CDS encoding LacI family DNA-binding transcriptional regulator — protein MRVTIKQIADLAGVSRGTVDKVLNNRVGVSEEVKRRVQRIANELGYRPNIIGKALSFQKRPIVIGVVIPVKSNPFFTEITEGIYKAYEDFKDFGLKIEMRETDHLNSQEQLDVLNEFHKMKVNGIAVPALDDTIIKNKINELVSDNIQVVTFASDIHNSNRLCFVGQDLYKSGQVAGVLMAKLLRNKGNVAIITGSFNMLAHNDRIEGFQSIVDTLPDIKIIDIVECLDEDYIAHEVTNAVIEKHKDIDGFYIAAAGIKGFSQSIEAHNYKDKAIISYDLTETTKVLLRNDVIDFTITQEPIEQGYKVIELLFEYVFKGIVPKEDFIKVKIRIITKENMD, from the coding sequence ATGAGAGTTACGATCAAACAAATTGCAGATTTGGCAGGCGTATCAAGAGGTACTGTCGATAAGGTGCTTAACAACAGAGTCGGTGTAAGTGAAGAAGTGAAAAGACGGGTTCAAAGGATTGCAAACGAGTTAGGATATAGACCAAATATCATTGGTAAAGCATTGTCTTTTCAAAAGAGACCCATAGTCATCGGTGTGGTTATTCCAGTGAAGAGTAATCCATTTTTTACTGAAATAACAGAAGGTATCTATAAGGCCTATGAAGATTTTAAAGATTTTGGCCTAAAAATCGAGATGCGTGAGACAGATCATTTAAACAGTCAAGAACAACTGGATGTTCTCAATGAATTTCATAAAATGAAGGTGAATGGTATTGCAGTGCCTGCACTGGATGATACCATCATTAAGAATAAAATCAATGAATTGGTATCAGATAATATACAAGTTGTTACATTTGCTTCAGATATACATAATTCCAATAGATTGTGCTTTGTAGGACAAGATTTGTACAAGAGTGGACAGGTAGCGGGTGTATTGATGGCAAAGTTACTTAGGAATAAAGGGAATGTGGCAATTATTACAGGATCTTTCAATATGTTAGCACATAATGATAGAATTGAAGGTTTTCAAAGTATAGTTGATACATTACCCGACATTAAAATAATTGATATAGTAGAATGTTTAGATGAAGACTACATTGCACATGAGGTAACCAATGCAGTGATAGAAAAGCATAAAGACATTGATGGGTTTTATATAGCAGCAGCAGGCATAAAAGGATTTAGTCAAAGTATTGAAGCGCATAATTATAAGGATAAAGCCATTATTTCATATGATTTGACTGAAACAACTAAAGTATTATTGAGGAATGATGTCATTGACTTTACAATAACCCAAGAACCAATTGAACAGGGGTATAAAGTCATAGAATTATTATTTGAGTATGTATTTAAAGGGATTGTACCAAAAGAAGATTTTATTAAGGTGAAGATTAGAATTATTACAAAAGAAAATATGGATTAG
- a CDS encoding GNAT family N-acetyltransferase yields MVTEFVNLTTENLDNEHLSCIIRVRKPHQGVELKRQWLSDRLKEGHVFRKLNVKAPVFIEYAPLETAWVPINGDNYYYLYCLWCGQKGKGYASSLMEYCLADAKEKGKSGICMLGSKKQKAWLSNQAFAKKFGFEVVDSTDNGYELLALSFDGTKPRFAENAKRYEMDNKELTIYYDMQCPFVPERIELIKQYCELNDIPVSFIQVDTLEKAKELPCVFNNWGVFYKGKFETVNLLDVASLRRILKK; encoded by the coding sequence ATGGTAACTGAATTTGTGAACTTAACAACAGAAAACCTTGATAATGAGCATCTAAGCTGTATTATTCGCGTTAGAAAGCCCCATCAAGGTGTTGAGTTAAAGCGGCAATGGCTTTCAGATCGACTAAAGGAAGGTCATGTCTTTAGAAAGTTAAATGTAAAGGCTCCCGTTTTTATAGAATATGCTCCTCTTGAAACAGCTTGGGTTCCCATAAATGGTGATAATTATTATTACTTGTATTGCTTATGGTGTGGTCAAAAAGGAAAAGGGTATGCTAGTTCGCTCATGGAGTATTGTTTGGCTGATGCCAAAGAAAAAGGTAAATCTGGTATTTGTATGCTGGGATCAAAAAAACAAAAAGCTTGGCTTTCTAATCAAGCATTTGCGAAGAAGTTTGGCTTTGAGGTCGTTGATTCTACCGATAATGGCTATGAATTGCTTGCACTTTCTTTTGACGGAACAAAGCCAAGGTTCGCAGAAAATGCTAAAAGGTATGAAATGGATAATAAAGAGCTAACCATTTACTATGATATGCAATGTCCCTTTGTCCCTGAAAGGATTGAACTGATTAAACAGTATTGTGAATTAAATGATATCCCTGTATCCTTCATTCAAGTGGATACGCTGGAAAAAGCAAAGGAATTGCCTTGTGTTTTCAATAACTGGGGTGTGTTTTATAAAGGAAAATTTGAAACAGTGAATTTGCTGGATGTGGCTTCCTTAAGGAGGATACTTAAAAAGTAA
- a CDS encoding SDR family NAD(P)-dependent oxidoreductase codes for MKNLGGKTALITGASRGIGQQIAIGLAMVGCDVIIHASRMENLNETEALLMDYGIHVYKIAADLSHPVMVQNMLEQMDEQYPQVDIIYNNAAMSCKPQDHYQLDRQLMDKIMEVNVYSLITICNHYLPKMQEQRYGRIINFTSGINRQPALEPYAISKGAVDKYTKDMAVLLEGSNVLMNLITPGWVRTAMGGSEATLDVGDVLPGVLVPALLEEGGPCGTLFNVPAYVGLTIDAVMQETEHAFPWIMPDKKPLHRPLSAAINRLYDVYGKRGDNENEFYSIFKYTKVTGIGNQAGITRRDPSKVLRINGKYYVWYTLRHTKPPKWNNGDDETPSSDWDLSDIGYAVSDDGIHWEEKGIAVARPPKGTVGDRSLATPDVMVAEGKYYLIYQAYTGYYWEESTKYRDAIIAAYPEQDGSSYHWDFCCASMAWADSPEGPWTRLDKPVIDRGNVHEWDNTCIHDPYLIKFNGKYCLYYKSDSHIINDNCLKTSQQGVAFADSPMGPYTKSAYNPVLISGHETFVYPYKDGVVAIATFDGPEKNTCQFSKDGVNFEIKGHLGLIPTAAGPFNPDAFADNGDAQGITWGMCHMRKADGSGFYLARFDCDLSQKNLHPELKKDRFIMNETTYWQPYAETDVNMVNKFQADMKAVDVDTI; via the coding sequence ATGAAAAACTTAGGAGGTAAAACAGCCCTTATAACCGGTGCTTCAAGAGGCATCGGTCAGCAGATTGCTATTGGGCTTGCCATGGTAGGCTGTGACGTCATCATTCACGCCAGCAGGATGGAAAATCTTAATGAGACAGAGGCATTATTAATGGACTATGGCATCCATGTTTATAAGATTGCCGCTGACCTAAGTCATCCCGTCATGGTGCAGAACATGCTTGAACAAATGGATGAACAGTACCCTCAAGTAGATATCATCTATAACAATGCGGCCATGTCATGTAAACCACAGGATCATTACCAGCTTGACCGTCAGCTGATGGACAAGATCATGGAAGTTAATGTCTATTCCCTGATCACCATTTGTAATCATTATTTACCGAAGATGCAGGAACAGAGGTATGGGCGTATCATCAACTTTACGTCTGGCATTAACCGTCAGCCTGCTCTTGAACCCTATGCAATCAGCAAAGGAGCAGTCGATAAATATACCAAGGACATGGCTGTATTGCTTGAGGGCTCCAATGTGCTCATGAACTTGATAACACCAGGATGGGTCAGGACTGCTATGGGAGGCTCCGAAGCCACATTGGATGTGGGTGACGTACTGCCGGGCGTACTGGTTCCAGCATTGCTTGAGGAAGGCGGACCATGTGGTACATTATTCAATGTGCCAGCTTATGTTGGGTTGACAATTGATGCCGTTATGCAGGAAACAGAACATGCATTTCCATGGATTATGCCGGACAAGAAGCCACTCCACCGACCACTTAGCGCCGCCATAAACAGGTTATATGATGTTTACGGTAAGCGTGGTGATAATGAAAATGAATTCTACTCCATTTTTAAATACACGAAGGTTACTGGTATTGGAAACCAGGCAGGTATCACGAGAAGAGACCCTTCCAAAGTGCTTAGAATCAATGGCAAATACTATGTGTGGTACACACTAAGGCATACCAAGCCCCCTAAATGGAACAATGGGGATGACGAAACACCATCTTCTGACTGGGACTTGTCAGATATCGGGTATGCTGTAAGTGATGATGGCATTCACTGGGAAGAGAAAGGTATTGCCGTTGCCCGTCCACCAAAAGGAACAGTTGGTGACAGGTCTTTGGCCACACCAGATGTGATGGTTGCTGAGGGCAAATACTATCTGATTTATCAGGCTTATACCGGGTATTATTGGGAAGAGTCTACCAAGTATAGGGATGCAATTATTGCAGCTTATCCAGAACAAGATGGTTCCAGTTATCACTGGGATTTCTGTTGTGCCTCTATGGCCTGGGCAGATTCTCCGGAGGGTCCATGGACACGGTTAGATAAGCCTGTTATTGACCGAGGCAATGTTCACGAATGGGACAATACTTGTATCCATGACCCATATCTGATTAAGTTTAATGGTAAATACTGCCTCTATTATAAATCCGATTCCCATATCATCAATGACAACTGTCTGAAAACTTCTCAGCAGGGAGTTGCCTTTGCAGACAGCCCTATGGGACCCTATACCAAATCGGCATATAATCCTGTTCTAATCTCCGGTCATGAGACTTTTGTCTACCCATACAAAGACGGTGTTGTAGCCATCGCAACCTTTGACGGACCTGAGAAGAACACCTGCCAGTTCTCAAAAGATGGTGTGAATTTCGAGATAAAAGGTCATCTTGGGCTCATACCTACAGCAGCAGGTCCTTTTAATCCCGATGCTTTTGCAGATAATGGGGATGCTCAAGGTATTACATGGGGTATGTGTCATATGAGGAAGGCAGATGGCTCAGGCTTCTATCTGGCCAGATTTGACTGTGACCTTTCTCAGAAGAACCTGCACCCAGAACTTAAAAAAGACAGGTTCATCATGAATGAAACCACGTACTGGCAACCTTATGCAGAAACGGATGTCAACATGGTGAATAAATTTCAGGCAGATATGAAGGCTGTGGATGTTGATACAATTTGA